In Alkalihalobacillus sp. TS-13, the following are encoded in one genomic region:
- a CDS encoding STAS domain-containing protein: MSVNLKLIGENIIENRLDILKESTALRMEEEPELVEKMMSRKLVSMTQEESQEFAATFITYLGESLFSDERAYFTLITEWGKKAGQIGVNEGIPLEESLDGLRFFRKAILHTIKKQANDTDILTIDDVIDAWAIIDPLIDRCIYCFSLAHLENHYETLSKAHAKVQELQMPIVPISDGIAVLPIIGELDEDRSQYILEKALEESSRLKLRHLIIDLSGIVIIDTMVANNMFRVVNALKLLGVDSIITGMRAELTQTVVSLGIDFKDISTFSNLQKALESIGFSQHSVIN, encoded by the coding sequence ATGAGTGTAAATTTAAAATTGATAGGTGAAAATATAATTGAAAACCGGTTAGATATATTAAAAGAATCTACTGCATTACGGATGGAAGAGGAACCGGAACTTGTAGAAAAAATGATGTCCAGAAAATTGGTCTCAATGACGCAAGAAGAATCACAGGAGTTTGCTGCAACCTTCATTACATATTTGGGGGAGTCATTATTCAGTGACGAGAGAGCCTATTTCACCCTCATAACAGAATGGGGTAAAAAAGCTGGGCAGATAGGGGTAAATGAAGGAATACCTTTAGAAGAATCACTTGATGGATTGCGCTTTTTCCGTAAAGCGATTCTACATACAATCAAGAAACAAGCAAATGATACCGACATTTTAACCATTGATGATGTCATTGATGCATGGGCCATCATCGATCCGTTGATTGATCGTTGTATCTACTGCTTCAGTCTCGCCCACCTTGAGAACCATTACGAAACGCTATCGAAAGCGCATGCGAAAGTACAGGAACTTCAGATGCCGATCGTTCCGATTTCAGATGGTATTGCTGTATTACCGATTATTGGTGAGCTTGATGAAGATCGCTCCCAATATATTCTCGAGAAAGCGTTGGAAGAAAGCAGCCGGTTGAAATTGCGCCACTTAATCATCGACCTGTCAGGTATTGTCATCATTGACACAATGGTAGCAAACAACATGTTCCGTGTGGTCAATGCTCTTAAACTACTAGGTGTCGATTCGATCATCACAGGTATGCGTGCGGAATTGACGCAGACTGTCGTATCATTAGGAATCGACTTCAAAGATATTTCTACGTTCAGCAATCTTCAAAAAGCACTGGAATCAATCGGATTCTCACAACATTCTGTGATTAATTGA